Part of the Labilibaculum antarcticum genome, ATAGCTATTTTAGTAAATGGTAAGGAAGTGTCTAAAGTATCAACTACGAATGGAAAAGAAATGCAATTTGCAACTGTTGCAACTGCTGAAACCGTGTTTGTTTCTGATGGTGTAAATCCGGTTAAAATTGTGTTTGTTGATGCCAAAACGAATAAAGGAATTTGGCTGAATGCATTTGAATTGACTCAATGGAACATTGAACTATAAAATATTTTTTAATTGCCAGATGTCCATCTAAGGAATTTTTGTTTTTGAAATTTATCTTTAATTGTTTAGGTTTGGCAATCTAAATGGTTTCTAAATTTAAGAAATAGGAATGAATAGGATAATTATAACAATTGGTTTACTTATGGGATTAGTTTTTTCAGCAATGGCACAAGCACCAGATTCTAGAGGGTATATTGTGAAGGTAGGAGATGTGGCTCCTGATTTTGAAATGAATCTGACAGATGGTAGTAAAATAAAGTTGTCGGAACTAAAAGGAAAAGTTGTGATGTTGCAATTTACAGCTAGTTGGTGTGGTGTTTGTCGAAAAGAAATGCCATTTATTGAGAAGGAAATTTGGCAGGTGCACAAAGATAATGATTTTGCTTTGTATGCGTTAGCTTTGGATGAACCATTAGATAAGGCCGAGAAGTTAATTTCATCTACAGGGATAACTTATCCCGTTGCATTGGATGATGGAGCAGAGATATTCACCAAATATGCACATAAAGAAAGTGGAGTTACACGTAATGTTATTATTAATAGAGAAGGTGAAATTGTTTATCTCACCCGATTGTTTAATCATGAAGAATTTGAGGGTATGAAAAAGGCGATTGAAGAAGAGCTGAAAAAGTAGATCTCTTAAAAAGAAAATAGGATTGTGATAGATAATCGCATTTTTTATACCAATTAACCCTTAGGATGTTGAGCAATATAATTCCCCTTGGTGTTTTAAAAAACTGAAAATATTCGGTTTTTAGTTTGATTCCAGTTTTACTATCACTTCATTAGTCCTCAACTCTTCCGAGTATTGGCTTTAGATCGTCACCTCCATCGAGATGTTTTGTAATTACATATTTATTGGGGTATGCATTTTGTTTTTTGCAATAACGTCACCAATGCCTTCAATTTATTGTAAGAAAAAAACACCATTAGTTGGAGTTTATTTAGAATTCTTGCAATGAAATCTGATGTTGAGCTGTAGTATTTGTTTGCTCTGGCAAAGTCTTCTGTTTTGTAAATTAATTTAAACTAATTACAATGCACGAACGAAAGCAAATTGTCAATACAGGAAATAAAAAAGGGCGGTGACTAGCCGCCCTAAACTACTACTTAAATTTACTTATGAATTAGTACAATCAATCACCTAAGTGCTTAATAGACTTCCTTCGTTTGCAAATGTAATGTATGATGTTATGATTTGCTATATAAACAGTTTGTTTTTTATGAATCAATCATTTTGATAAGTGAACAGACGATTATTCATGAATAGTTATTGGTTTTTTTCAGTAGGCATTCAAAATTCTTCATTTTTCATGTTGTGAACCAATTCAGAATGGGAGGAATTAAAAGTAAATTATCTTAAAGATATTTAAATCGCCAAAATATTGTTTTGTTTTATCTTCTCAATTTAAAAATACCTAATTTTATGCCTATCTTGAGAGTATCAAAAAGATTCTGGTTAGTGTATTTATTTTTTTAGCTGTAAGAGTTTATGGATAAGGATTTTGTTCAAATTATTGAGAAGGTAAGGGCTTATTTGTTCAAAAATGGCTTGAGTGGTTTTTCTTTTGAAAAAGTGAAAGATTTTGGCGTGTCACCATCTGATGTTTCAAAATATGTTAATTCGGTGGAGGAGTTGGTTGAGAAAATTCTTGAATATGAACGTAAATCGTTCGAATCTATTTTTATTCAATATAATTTCGAAGGTCAAAATGCCATTGATATTTTATTCATTGTAAGTCAGGAAATGAATGATCGTTTCGAAGATTTAACTCCATCAGTTACTATGGAATTGGAGAATTATTTTCCAGATGTGTACAGGAAACACATGGATGAGAGAATGGAGTTCATTTTTGATAAGATTAAGATCAATATTGAAAAAGGGATGGTTCAAGGAATGTATCGTGATGATCTTAGTAGTGAGATGGTTGGCCGGATGTATCTTTCAAGATTAGAGGATATGCACAATCCGGAACTTTATCCTCCGGAAAGATTTAAGTTTGGAACGATCTATGATACAATGATTGACGAATTTGTAAAGAGTATAGGTACCGAGGACGGAATTAATTATTACCGTCAGCGTAAACAATTATTAGGAGTTTTAAGTTTTGGAAGATAATATGAAAATTTCACTAGCACCTCTTCAGGGATATACTGACTGGGTGTTTCGACAAGCATACGAAAAATGTATTGGGGGCGTAGATGAATTCTATACCCCTTTTCTTGTACTTCCGAATTCCGGAGAAGTAAGAACTTCGCATAAAAGAGAGGTTGAACCATTTTTGGAAAGGAATAATAGATTGGTGCCACAGTTTTTGGCAGGATCAATTGAAGAATTTCAATTTTTTGAAACCTACTTTTCAGAATTAGGTTATAAAAAAATGAATTGGAATTTGGGTTGTCCTTTTCCGATGGTTACAAGAAAAAATAAAGGCTCTGGGCTACTTCCGTATCCCGAAAGGATTAAAGAGATTTTGGAGACCGGTTATTCAGGGAAAATTGATTTGTCGATTAAAATGCGTCTTGGTTTGGAAGATAAATCAGAGATATTCCCCGTTTTAGATGCCATTAAGGATTTCAATGTTGATGAAATTATTATTCATCCTCGTATTGGTAAACAAATGTATAAGGGAAGTGCCGACTGGGATTGTTTTGAGCAGATTCAGAAAAGTTTTGATAAGACAATTGCTTTTAATGGAGACATTGAGACATTGGAAGATTATCACAGTTTGATGTCTCGGTTTCCAGATTTAAAACATGTAATGATCGGACGAGGTATTTTGAAAGATTATTGGTTACCTGCAAAAATAAAAGGCATTGATGTTCCATCTGCGAATGAGCGAAAATTGGCATTGCGTAAGATGCATGATGAGATTTTTTCAACATACTCTTCATTTTTAAGTGGTGATACACAGATATTGCAAAAGGTGAAACCATTCTGGGAATATTTTTCGAGTCAATTTGAGAATGAAAGAAAGGTTTACAAAGGAATCAAGAAATCGGGTGGGTTAAAAAAATATCACGAGGCCGTTTCTTTTGCTTTTCTGCAAAATGTAAAGGAGTAAGATCATGAAATTTTCAGTTGAATTAACCGATCAATTCCTGCATGTTGAATTCGAGAAATCTGTTCGGATGATGAGTTCAGCAATCTTAAATGGTGGTTGTCAGAATGCCAAACATTTTTTGAATACTAAGGTCGATGCCAATTTTAATGGCGAAAGAACTGATTTTGAATCACCGGAAATTACTCTTCAGGGAATAGTGGATTCCATGAATTGGAAGGGGCATTGTGTGGGAATGATGACGGCTGCATTAATGAAATCATTCCGGAACGTTCGAATCGAAAAACAAGGTGTTTGGATTGATGTTTTGGTTACATCAGGGGTTTCAAATGCCCGCAGGGCAGGAGATGAGGCAGATTATCAATTCATGAATGAAGACTGTCAAAAAGTTGGGACGATTAATATACTTGTTCTTACAAATGCTCAATTGTCTGATGCTAGTCTGGTTGAGTGTGTTATGATGGTTGCTGAAGCAAAAGCCGCTTGTTTACAGGATTTAAAAGTACATAGTCCGGTTAGTGGATTAGTAGCTACAGGAACAGGAACAGATTCTACAGCAATAGCCTGTGGAGCTGGCCCTTTGGTTCAATATTGTGGTAAACATGTTTTGTTTGGAGAAATGCTTGCAAAAGCAACTTATCAGGCAATTCATGAATCTTTGTCTGTAGATAAATAATTATCTATAAATTGAACTCGATCAGCTACTGAAAATTTAGGTAGTTCAATAACCGTAAAGCCTAATTCTTCATAAGTGTTTCTTAAGAAAATTGATATTTCCACTGCATCTTCAAATGATTCAGGTCTTTCTGCGTCATTAATGAAAATCTCTTTCCAGGGCGGAGCTAAAAATACTGTTTTGTTGTACTGATTAGATTGTTGGAAGTATTTTGGAGGAACCGGCAAGCCTCCTCGTCTCACATAGGCTATAATATCAGGTAAGCCACGATCAAAGAAACATTTTCGCTCAGGTTTGCATTCGTAAAGCTGTATACTCATCCGTTCGAAGCAAATTTCTGCAAACTCGGATAGGTTTTGCCATGGAACTTTATCACCGCCGATTTGATGTTGTTCTTGAATAATAACGCGGGAAATTTCTTCAAAACACTGATGTCCGAGTGCTGATAATTTATCCAGAAGAGTCGATTTCCCTGATCCTGGACCGCCAGTAATTATGTAACGATTATTGCAATTATTCATGTTTAATTAGTCTTCTTTTAAATGAGAGTAAAACATATTCATATCTATGTTTTCTCTGATTAAACCAGCTAGTTTATTGTATTGTTTTTCTTTAAATTCCTGATAATTAAAATCACCTTCCTGCTCTATATTGAATCCGGATAGTAGATCCTGAATTACAATTTGATTGTCAAGAATACCATGAATATAACTTCCCCAGCAATTTTGATTTAAAAGATGACCATCTGTCTTTCCATTTGATAAAATGCATAATGGAATGTCCGTTTGAGTAGCTGTCGTTTGACCCATATGAATCTCATATCCAGAGCATTTATTGTTTGAATCTTTAAAATTAAAAGAGCATTGTTCTGTCAGTTTTTTATTGGTAATAGTTGTTTCTACAGGCAGAATTCCCAGACCGGCAATGCTTGGTATATTTCCTTCAATTTGAAGGGGATCGCTGATTTTTTCACCCATCATTTGATACCCACCACAAATACCAATTACTTTTTTTCCATTTTTGTGCGCTTTTACAATTGATAAAGCAACACCGTTTTGTTTTAGTTCCTGAAGATCAGAAATGGTATTTTTACTTCCTGGGATAATCACAATATCTGCGTTTTCAATTTCCAGGGAATTGTTTGTATAAAAAAGATGTACTCTTGGATCGTGTTCAAGAACGCTGAAATCTGTGAAATTTGCCATTCTTGGTAAAACAACGACCGCACAATTTATTTTTCCCTTACTAGATATTTTTGATTTTTTTTCGAGGCTGACCGAATCTTCCTCTTCGATATGAATATCCTTAAAATAAGGTAGAATTCCGATAACAGGTTTACCGGTAAGATCTTCAATGATTTTTTTTCCGTCTTCGAATAGTTTTAGATCACCTCTGAACTTATTGATAATTATCCCTTTGATTTGTTTGCGTTCGTCTTCGTCAAGCAATAGAATACTGCCATAAACACTTGCAAAAACGCCACCTTTATCAATGTCGGCAATCAAATAGGTAACAGCATTGGCCTCAATAGCCATTCGCATGTTGGTGATATCTCTTGTCTTTAAATTTAGTTCGGATATGCTGCCTGCTCCTTCCAATACAACAGGATTGTATCGTTTATTTAAACGATGAAATGCAGATTTAGCTTCATCGAAAAGCGCGACTTTATTGTTTCCCATAAAATAGTCAATCGCTGTTTGTGTGCCAATAGGCTTGCCATTTAAAATAACTTGGCAGCTTTTGTCGTTTGTTGGTTTTAGCAGTACGGGATTCATGTCGGTATGACAGGCTAATCCGCAGGCTTCAGCTTGAACTGCCTGTGCCCGGCCAATTTCGAATCCTTCAGGTGTTGCGAAAGAATTAAGGGACATGTTTTGCGCCTTGAATGGGGCTGGATGATAGCCATCTTGTTTAAGAATCCGGCAGAATCCTGTGTTGATAATGCTTTTTCCAACATCCGATCCTGTCCCGACAAACATTAATGGTCTTAATTTAATCATAAGGTGTTTATTATCAGTACAACTAATAATGATAGTTGATATTTAAAAAATCTAATTGCAATTAGCTTTTAAAATTAGTCTTTTTTTATTGAGTTGCTTTTGTTATAAAGCAGTATCAAATTGAAATTTAATGTTAATAGTATGGGAATAAATTACTTGAATGTATTGGTTCTAAATTTAGGGGATTTGTAGTTTTAGATTTCATTTGCTTATAAATTGTCAATATATTTGCTAATATTGTAATGAATTGTAACATGCGGTTCAGTTAAAAGATTGAATTAATTAATCACTATAGAATGTGACTCGCATGAGATTTTTAATATTTCATCCGGAAATTTTGAGATATCGTGTAAGTATCTATTAACTATTTAAATCTAAACCATAAAACTAATGAAAGTTCAAATTGATGGAGTAGATCAGAAGATTCTATCTTACTTGATTAAAAATGCAAGAATTCCATTTTTGGAAATAGCAAGAGAGTGCGGAATTTCAGGTGCAGCAATTCATCAAAGAGTTAAAAAACTTGAAGATGCAGGTATTATTGATGGATCAAGATTTATTGTTAAGCCAAGAGCCTTGGGATATGAAGTTTGTGCCTTTGTTGGTATTTCTCTTGACCATGCGCAACAGTACAAAATTGTTGTGGATAAAATTGAAGCTATAACTGAAATTGTTGAATGCCATTTTACTACGGGGAGTTTTACATTTATAGTGAAAATGCTTTGTAGAGATAATCAGCATTTAATGGATATTTTAATTAATTTACAAAATATTCCAGGAATATCTAAAACAGAAACATTTATTTCTTTGGAGCAAACCGTTGATCGGGAAATTAAACTATAATATCATTTTTACTGAATAGAGAGGCTTCCAAATTTGGAGGCCTTTTTTTTGTATCCACAAATAGTCGTTATAGTTTACCAAACCGCTCTCTTTTTTGTACCTTTCAAACTCATTTTACAATACACTTAAAATACTAAATAATATGTTTCCAAAAGAAGTATATACTAAAAGACGTAACCAGTTACGTGAAATAATGGATGACGGAATTGCACTTGTATTAGGTAATCCTGAGGCTCCAATGAATTACGCAGGTAATGTTTACCATTATCGTCAAGATAGTACGTTCTTGTACTTTTTTGGTATCGATCAGCCGGGTTTTACTGGTGTTTTTGATATCGATAATAATACAGATTATATCTTTGGTGACGATGTTGATATTGATGATATCATTTGGATGGGACCTCAGCCAAGTGTTGTGGATCAGGCCGCACCCTTTGGTGTAGAAAACACAGCTCCTTTTAACGATTTAAAATCGTTTTTAGCCGATGCTA contains:
- a CDS encoding TlpA family protein disulfide reductase; translation: MNRIIITIGLLMGLVFSAMAQAPDSRGYIVKVGDVAPDFEMNLTDGSKIKLSELKGKVVMLQFTASWCGVCRKEMPFIEKEIWQVHKDNDFALYALALDEPLDKAEKLISSTGITYPVALDDGAEIFTKYAHKESGVTRNVIINREGEIVYLTRLFNHEEFEGMKKAIEEELKK
- a CDS encoding tRNA dihydrouridine synthase, translated to MKISLAPLQGYTDWVFRQAYEKCIGGVDEFYTPFLVLPNSGEVRTSHKREVEPFLERNNRLVPQFLAGSIEEFQFFETYFSELGYKKMNWNLGCPFPMVTRKNKGSGLLPYPERIKEILETGYSGKIDLSIKMRLGLEDKSEIFPVLDAIKDFNVDEIIIHPRIGKQMYKGSADWDCFEQIQKSFDKTIAFNGDIETLEDYHSLMSRFPDLKHVMIGRGILKDYWLPAKIKGIDVPSANERKLALRKMHDEIFSTYSSFLSGDTQILQKVKPFWEYFSSQFENERKVYKGIKKSGGLKKYHEAVSFAFLQNVKE
- a CDS encoding adenosylcobinamide amidohydrolase; the protein is MKFSVELTDQFLHVEFEKSVRMMSSAILNGGCQNAKHFLNTKVDANFNGERTDFESPEITLQGIVDSMNWKGHCVGMMTAALMKSFRNVRIEKQGVWIDVLVTSGVSNARRAGDEADYQFMNEDCQKVGTINILVLTNAQLSDASLVECVMMVAEAKAACLQDLKVHSPVSGLVATGTGTDSTAIACGAGPLVQYCGKHVLFGEMLAKATYQAIHESLSVDK
- a CDS encoding AAA family ATPase; protein product: MNNCNNRYIITGGPGSGKSTLLDKLSALGHQCFEEISRVIIQEQHQIGGDKVPWQNLSEFAEICFERMSIQLYECKPERKCFFDRGLPDIIAYVRRGGLPVPPKYFQQSNQYNKTVFLAPPWKEIFINDAERPESFEDAVEISIFLRNTYEELGFTVIELPKFSVADRVQFIDNYLSTDKDS
- a CDS encoding cobyric acid synthase; protein product: MIKLRPLMFVGTGSDVGKSIINTGFCRILKQDGYHPAPFKAQNMSLNSFATPEGFEIGRAQAVQAEACGLACHTDMNPVLLKPTNDKSCQVILNGKPIGTQTAIDYFMGNNKVALFDEAKSAFHRLNKRYNPVVLEGAGSISELNLKTRDITNMRMAIEANAVTYLIADIDKGGVFASVYGSILLLDEDERKQIKGIIINKFRGDLKLFEDGKKIIEDLTGKPVIGILPYFKDIHIEEEDSVSLEKKSKISSKGKINCAVVVLPRMANFTDFSVLEHDPRVHLFYTNNSLEIENADIVIIPGSKNTISDLQELKQNGVALSIVKAHKNGKKVIGICGGYQMMGEKISDPLQIEGNIPSIAGLGILPVETTITNKKLTEQCSFNFKDSNNKCSGYEIHMGQTTATQTDIPLCILSNGKTDGHLLNQNCWGSYIHGILDNQIVIQDLLSGFNIEQEGDFNYQEFKEKQYNKLAGLIRENIDMNMFYSHLKED
- a CDS encoding Lrp/AsnC ligand binding domain-containing protein, with product MKVQIDGVDQKILSYLIKNARIPFLEIARECGISGAAIHQRVKKLEDAGIIDGSRFIVKPRALGYEVCAFVGISLDHAQQYKIVVDKIEAITEIVECHFTTGSFTFIVKMLCRDNQHLMDILINLQNIPGISKTETFISLEQTVDREIKL